In a single window of the Raphanus sativus cultivar WK10039 chromosome 9, ASM80110v3, whole genome shotgun sequence genome:
- the LOC108824134 gene encoding uncharacterized protein LOC108824134, whose protein sequence is MDEENNTRVEDAYACVEEEEEYVCGDPKVDIRVGDEYQAEIPHMLSESERATYLLNPLASSDDAIVGGGLLLLPVDIMWIDTTKLKDEDDNVDMSESLKSLKTKRNKQKMMMMNLEAVPERSSSSSWDDLEVDAFVLGLYTFGKNFTQVKQFLESKGTGPLLSFYYGKFYKSTKHKIWSNSLKKRKCIQGKKLYSGWRLHQLLSRLIPSVADESLKTKLVNVSKSLAEGNNTSLEKYISAVKEIVGLRCLVEAVAIGTKEDLTVLTTEPVNSKQWFTVSSSAAVVPAGLGVYSSLTSAEIIEKLSGGPRLSKARCNDIFWEAVWPRLLARGWHSEQPKDRGKDNNIVYLIPGVKKFSRRKLVKQNHYFDSISDIIKKVVSDPELLEFDDEAAAEIRPPPNGGGIMEENQSKRRYLRSPESSLKFTVVDTTSLASGGKLCAFRELRNPESQSKACQGDNKSSYVGVEKKDGKECKWEKRRMKKMVEEPVRFMIVDSSGIRRRRRLPANESLCNPSSSENVTWEENVRSKKRSVRKSESVNNHSLLSSFPLPKRRRLSACVRKDIERFGESCVSNLPEEIKTDKSEEAGNRIEILRLKTEPSELCSIHEVGSSEKEQEEEAKQLLCSSKDLEEKRIQLPSMSGSDKMKSPSTDHGATQETASIKQEEEEEEQNQQIKSDPPRRQSTRKRPLTTRALEALESGFYTAKTLKSRPKPIKRERSARIKHSANASNRAQGESDNGFLVKESTSSKPLERAECTEPRFLADKATTASKPVDQTEDSDNVTTEFPKRPPILLKLPFKRS, encoded by the exons ATGGATGAAGAAAACAACACTCGTGTGGAAGATGCTTATGCTtgtgtggaagaagaagaagaatatgtgTGTGGAGATCCAAAAGTTGATATTCGTGTTGGAGACGAGTATCAGGCCGAGATACCTCATATGTTATCTGAATCCGAACGTGCAACGTATCTTTTGAATCCTCTAGCTTCTTCTGATGATGCCATAGTTGGTGGCGGACTACTACTACTACCTGTTGACATCATGTGGATAGACACCACCAAACTTAAAGACGAGGATGATAATGTAGACATGAGTGAGTCTCTCAAATCTCtgaaaactaaaagaaacaagcaaaagatgatgatgatgaatcttGAAGCTGTCCCTGAGAGATCTTCATCCAGCTCTTGGGACGATTTGGAGGTAGATGCCTTTGTTCTTGGTCTGTATACATTCGGGAAGAACTTTACTCAGGTAAAGCAGTTCCTGGAGAGCAAAGGAACAGGACCACTACTTTCTTTTTACTACGGAAAGTTCTACAAATCTACAAAGCACAAGATTTGGTCAAACTCCCTTAAGAAGCGGAAATGCATACAAGGGAAGAAGCTCTACTCAGGTTGGAGACTACATCAGTTGTTGTCCCGTTTGATTCCCAGCGTTGCTGATGAATCTCTGAAAACAAAGCTTGTGAAT GTCTCCAAGTCACTTGCTGAAGGGAATAATACATCTCTGGAAAAATACATCAGCGCTGTGAAGGAAATAGTGGGTCTCCGGTGTCTTGTAGAGGCTGTAGCCATCGGTACTAAAGAAGATCTGACTGTCCTAACAACAGAACCTGTAAATTCAAAGCAATGGTTCACAGTTTCCTCCTCTGCTGCGGTGGTTCCTGCTGGTTTAGGAGTATACAGCTCACTCACATCTGCTGAAATCATCGAAAAACTGAGTGGTGGTCCCCGTCTAAGCAAGGCACGTTGCAATGATATCTTCTGGGAAGCTGTGTGGCCACGTTTGCTAGCCAGAGGGTGGCACTCTGAGCAGCCCAAAGACCGTGGTAAAGACAACAACATAGTCTACCTCATCCCTGGGGTAAAGAAGTTTTCTAGAAGAAAACTTGTTAAACAGAATCATTACTTTGATTCTATCAGTGACATTATCAAAAAGGTTGTTTCCGATCCTGAGCTTCTTGAGTTTGATGATGAGGCTGCAGCAGAGATCAGACCTCCTCCCAATGGTGGTGGAATCATGGAAGAGAATCAATCAAAACGCCGTTACCTAAGGTCTCCAGAGTCTTCTTTGAAGTTCACTGTTGTGGACACTACTAGTTTGGCTTCAGGAGGCAAGTTATGTGCATTTAGAGAGTTGAGGAATCCAGAATCTCAATCAAAGGCTTGTCAAGGAGATAACAAGTCTTCTTATGTGGGTGTAGAGAAGAAGGATGGTAAAGAATGTAAGTGGGAAAAGAGACGAATGAAGAAAATGGTGGAAGAGCCTGTGAGGTTCATGATTGTGGATTCATCAGGGATAAGGAGACGAAGACGTTTGCCTGCTAATGAGAGTCTCTGCAATCCATCATCATCGGAGAATGTGACTTGGGAGGAGAATGTTCGGTCAAAGAAGAGGTCTGTCCGAAAATCAGAATCTGTTAACAATCATTCGCTTCTTAGTTCATTTCCCTTGCCAAAACGAAGGCGGCTCAGTGCGTGTGTGAGGAAAGATATAGAACGTTTTGGTGAAAGTTGTGTGTCCAACTTACCAGAAGAAATCAAGACTGACAAATCAGAAGAAGCTGGAAACAGGATAGAGATTCTGAGGCTAAAGACTGAACCAAGTGAGTTATGTTCTATACACGAAGTCGGTTCATCagaaaaagaacaagaagaggaagcAAAGCAGTTGTTGTGTTCTTCAAAGGATCTGGAAGAGAAACGGATTCAACTTCCTTCCATGTCAGGCTCAGACAAGATGAAATCTCCTTCCACTGATCATGGAGCGACTCAAGAAACTGCTTCaataaaacaagaagaagaagaagaagagcaaaacCAACAGATAAAGTCAGATCCTCCGAGAAGACAAAGCACAAGAAAGAGGCCATTGACGACTCGTGCTCTGGAAGCTCTTGAATCAGGTTTTTATACAGCAAAGACCTTGAAAAGTAGACCTAAACCGATAAAACGTGAAAGGTCTGCAAGGATCAAGCACTCAGCCAATGCGAGTAACAGAGCTCAAGGCGAGTCAGACAATGGTTTTCTTGTGAAGGAAAGTACATCAAGTAAACCGCTGGAACGAGCAGAGTGTACGGAACCGAGATTTCTTGCGGATAAAGCAACAACAGCGAGTAAGCCTGTGGATCAAACAGAGGATTCTGACAATGTGACAACAGAGTTTCCTAAACGTCCTCCTATTCTCTTGAAGCTTCCCTTCAAGCGAAGCTGA